The region TTTATGGAAAACAATTAAAAGCAACAATTGATCTTAATGACAAAACGGCTATTGGTGCGACAGCGTTGGATTTTTCTCAAACAGATGTAAACGGTAAAACGGTAAAACTTTCAGATTACAAAGGGAAATATGTTTTGGTTGATTTCTGGGCTTCGTGGTGTGGACCATGCCGAAAAGAAAATCCAAATGTGGTTGTAGCTTACAAAACATACCATGACAAAGGATTTGATGTTTTAGGCGTTTCTTTGGATGATAAAAAGAATCTTTGGGAAAAAGCCATCGAAAAAGACGGATTAACCTGGACACATGTTTCAGATTTAAAAGGATGGCAAAATGAAGCCGCTGTTTTATACGGTGTAAAAATGGTTCCAACCAACTACTTAATTGGCCCTGACGGAAAAATCGTTGCCAAAAATCTTAGAGAAGCTGAACTTCAGTCTAAATTGAAGGAAATTTTCAGTAAATCTTAAATTAGTTCACAGTCTTCAGTATTTAGTGTTCAGTCTCATTTCGGTCAAAGTTTTCAATTCTGGAGTGAGACTGAACACTAAATACTGAAAAACGGAACACTCTAATAAATTCTCAATCACAAAAAAATGAAAAAATACATCTTTCTGGGCTATTGCTCATTAGCTTTCTGTACCCTTATTTCAGCGCAGAATAAATCAGTTAATTTTAAGAAAATCAAAGAATTAGGTGGAATAGAGGAATATTTATACCAGCCAAACGGTATGAGCGTACTGCTTTTACAAGACAATGCTTCTCCGGTTGCAACGGTACAAATTGTATATCGCGTAGGCTCTAAACATGAAGTTTTAGGAAATACAGGATCGACTCACCTTTTGGAGCATTTAATGTTTAAAGGAACACCGACTTTCAACAAAAAAAATGGAAATACAATTACTGATGTTTTGCAAAATACAGGAGCACAATTAAACGCCACAACCTGGTACGATCGTACAAACTATTTTGAAACCCTGCCAAGTGATAAAATCGAACTGGCACTTCAGATCGAAGCAGACAGAATGCGTAATTCTCTTTTGACAAAAGAAGATAAAGAAGCCGAAATGACGGTGGTTCGCAACGAATTCGAAAGAGGAGAAAACAACCCAAACAGTTTACTGGACAAGGAAATCTGGGCTTCGGCATATATTGCGCATCCTTATCATCATTCCACAATCGGATGGAAATCGGACATTGAAAAAGCACCAATTGAAGTTTTAAAGAATTTCTACAATACCTATTACTGGCCGGATAATGCAACTTTGACGATTATTGGCGATTTTAGAAAAGAGAATGTTTTTGAGCTGATTGAAAAGTATTTCGGGAAAATTACAAAAGCACCACATGTAATGCCTCAGCCATACACAGAAGAGCCTCAACAGTACGGTCCGCGTAAAATTGTAGTTAGAAAACCTGGAGAATTAGGCGTTGTCAACAAAGCATACAAAATTCCGGGTGCTTTGCACGAAGATCTTCCTGCTTTGGGAATTTTGGCACAAATTATTGGTAATGGTCCATCAGCTATTTTGAACAAAACTTTTGTAGATACTCGTTTGGGAATTTATTCTTATGCGAGCGCAACAGAGTTTAAAGAAGTAGGATTATTTACAATTGGAGTTGGATTTCCTACTACTTCAAAACACGAAGATATTGATGCTAAAATCAGTGAAGTAGTGGCAAAAATTCAGAAAGAAGGTGTTACTCAGGACGAAGTAAATCGTGTCGTGGCAAAAATCAGTGCACAGACTGTTTTAGCAAGAGACGGTTCGGGCGTTATTGCTTCGGCTTTAAATGAAGCCATTGCAGCAGGAGACTGGACAGATTACGTTACAGGAGTTGACCGACTGAAAAAAGTGACTCCAGCAGATGTCCTTCGCGTAGCCAATAAATATTTGGTTGAAGATCAAAGTACAACAGGTTATTTTATTCCGAAACAAGCCGGAGCTCAAAATGGAGCTACTGCTAAAGCAAACAATTTTACAGAAGAAAATGGTCCGTTTTATTACAGACATCCTGAAAATGAACACGATCATTCAGAAAGTAGTGTTTCAACTTCTTCTTCAACATTAGCTACAGCTGTAGAAATTACGAAAACAGAAAATGTAGCAGAGAAATCGGCATCAGCTTATAAAAGAGAAAAAGTAGCAGGAATTGATGTGGTTTCAGTAAAAACCTCAGCCAAAGATTTTGTTACCGTTGCAGCGAGTATTTCATTAGGAAATTATGCAAGTGAAACTAAAAATGATGTCATTCCAGCTTTGACAGCTTCTATGTTATCAAAAGGAACTACATTGAATGATAAGTTTAAATTTTCAGAAAAGCTTCAGAAATTAGGAGTGACATTAAATGTAAATGCTTCAACTTTCAAAATCAATATCGGATTTAAATGTTTGAAAAAAGATTTGGATCAGGTTGTTGCTTTATTGGCTGAAGAATTAAGAAATCCTTTATTTGATGTTAAAGAGTTTGAAAACTTAAAACAGCAGTTTATCGGGAATACACAACAGGATTTAAACGATCCGGGAGAAAGAGGAAGCATTGCTTTATCTCAGTCTATTTATCCGAAAAACAATCCAAATTACAGTTTAAGTGTTGAAGAAAATATCGAAAATATTAAGAAAGCAACTTTGGATGAAGTAAAAGCTTTCCATAAAAAATATTTCGGACCGGCTTCAATGCGATTAGTAATTGTGGGAGATACAGAAGGAGCGAACTTAAATAATTCTTTAAAAAAGTCATTTAAAAACTGGAATGGAGGAGTTTCAGAAAAACTAAAATTTGAAGAAGCTTCAAAATCAAACTCAAAAACAGAAGTAGTAACGATTCCGGAAAAACCAAGTGCAGAATTATTCATTGGTCAGTTTACAGGTTTAAAAAGAGCCGATGTAGATTATATTCCGTTTTACATTGGAAATTATACTTTGGGAGCCGGATTTGCAGGACGTTTAATGCAGACTGTTCGCGACAATGATGGTTTGACTTATAACATTTCATCCGGAATTGGAGGAAATATTGAAACGGGCGGTTATTGGTTTGTAAACGCTTCTTTCAACCCGAATTTATTCCAAAAAGGTCTAGATGCGACAATGGTTCAGGTGGATAAATGGGTAAAAGACGGAATCACTGCTCAAGAATTGGAAAACAAGAAAACCAACCTAATCGGAAGTTTTAAAGTGGGAATGTCAACCACAAACGGAATGGCAAGAACAATTTTAAGTTTTATCGAAAGAGGACTGGAACCAAATTATATCGAACAATATCCAAAAGACATTGAAAAAGCGACTTTGCAACAGGTTAATGATGCGATTAAAAAGTATGTTAAACTGGATAAAATGATCATTATTAAATCGGGTTCTCTGGATAAAGATGGACAGCCTTTGAAATAAGTGTTCAGTGGTCTTTAGTGTTCAGTGTTCAGGTTTTTAGTGGTCAGTACTGTCAAACTTTGACAAAGTTCAATTTTCCAACTGACCACTAAAAACCTGAACACTGACCACTAAAAAAAAGTCTTCCAATATCTTCATTTTAAAATCTGAATTAGTAAGCCAAATTTTAAGGGAAAGACTTTCAAGAGCTGTTTAAAAGCAGCTCTTTTTTTTAAATCAAATCAAAAAAACAATGAAAAATATAGTAATAACATTGCTGTTACTTTTTTCTGCAAGTACGTTTGCCCAGATGTACAATCCGGTAAAATGGTCAACATCAGTAGAAAAAGTATCAGATAAAGAATATATCTTAAAAGCCAAAGCCGTAATACAATCCGGTTGGCATTTGTATGGACAATATATCGAAGAAGGCGGACCTTCGAGAACTGCCTTTACCTTCAAAAATACCAGTAAAAAATTCGAGCTTGTTGGAAAAACGACTGAAGAAAAAGGGCATGAAGTGGTAGATAAAATCTTCGATATGAAAATCAAATATTTTGAGGATAAAGCACTTTTTACACAGAAAATAAAACTGACTTCAGAAGGTCTTTCGAGTGTTGACGGAGAGGTAGAATTTATGGTTTGCGATGATAGCAACTGTTTACCGCCAACGACTGAAGAATTAGTGTTTAAAATTCCGGCAGAAAAGAAAACCGCTGCTGAAGAAACTGCAGAAGTAAAAAAAGATTCCGCAATTACTGAAGAAGTAACTTTGGTAAAAGCAGTTGATAAAGAAGAAAAAACGGAGCAATCAGTTCCTGCAGAAGCGCCGAAAAAAGATGGACAAAGAGGATTACTGACTATATTTATTTTAGCTTTTTTATCCGGTTTTGCAGCTTTGCTGACACCTTGTGTTTTTCCAATGATTCCGATGACAGTAAGTTATTTTACGAAACAAAGTAAGACGAAAGCAGCAGGAATCAGAAATGCCATGATTTATGGTTTTTCAATTGTAATTATTTATGTTTTATTAGGTTCTATTGTAACAGCTGTTTTTGGTGCAGATTCTCTAAATGCGCTTTCAACAAACGTGTGGTTCAATCTGATTTTCTTTATTTTATTGGTGGTTTTCGCCTGCTCGTTTTTAGGTGCTTTCGAAATTATGCTTCCTAATGCATTAGCCAATAAAGTCGATTCCCAGGCCGATAAAGGAGGACTGATTGGGATTTTCTTTATGGCATTGGCTTTAGCCATAGTATCTTTTTCTTGTACGGGACCAATTGTAGGAACCTTATTGGTTGAAGCTGCTTCAAAAGGCGGAATTGCACCAATTGTTGGCATGTTAGGATTTTCAATTGCAATTGCACTTCCGTTTTCATTATTTGCTGCTTTTCCGGGCTGGTTAAATGCATTGCCAAAATCAGGCGGATGGCTGAATACTGTAAAAGTGGTTTTAGGATTTTTAGAACTGGCTTTGGCTTTCAAATTTTTATCCAATGCCGATTTAGTTTTACAATTACACTGGTTAGAAAGAGAAACTTTCTTAGCAATCTGGATTGCCGTTTTTGGAATGCTGGCTTTTTATCTGTTTGGAAAAATCACTTTACCACATGATTCTCCATTAAATCATATTTCTGTCGGAAGATTAGGTTTCGGATTAATCGTTTTAAGTTTCACAATTTACTTGATTCCGGGACTTTGGGGAGCGCCTTTAAAATTAATCAGCGGATTCCCGCCGCCAATGCAGTACAGCGAATCCCCAAACGGATTGGGTGTTTCCGGAAATTCTGAATTAAAAATAACAGGTTCACTTCCGGAAGGAGCAGAGCATGGCCCGCAGAATATCGTCACTTTTCATGATTATGACAAAGGAATGGAATATGCTAAAAAACAGGGAAAACCGGTTTTATTGGATTTCACAGGATATGCCTGTGTAAACTGCCGAAAAATGGAAGAACTGGTTTGGTCTGATCCTAAAGTTTTAGGAGTTTTAAACAACGATGTGGTGTTGATTTCGCTTTATGTGGATGACAAAAAAGAACTGCCGGAAAGCGAGCAATATGTTTCTGAAACTACAGGAAAAAAGATTAAAACCATTGGTAATAAATGGAGCGATTTACAGATTAAAACTTACAAGGCAAATGCGCAGCCATTCTATGTAATTGTAGATCACAGCAGCAATTCGTTGACTGAAACCTCAGCTTACAATCCTGATATTACAGAATATTACAACTGGCTGCAAAGCGGGATTAAAAACTTTAAAAAATAAACCATTTTAAGAAATGATAAACAAAATGGATACTATTTTGAAAATAAAACCAAGTGAATTGGAAAATTATTTTTCTGAATTCAGAGAAAATACAATTGGCGTAAATCACAGATTTGAATCGATTTACGGACAGCAGAATTTATTGTACGCAGATTGGATTGCCAGTGGAAGATTGTATTTTCCAATTGAAGATATTATGCTCCGTAAAATTGGACCGATGATTGCCAATACGCATTCATTTTCCAGTCAGACCGGAAAAGCTTCTACCTATGCTTATCAATATGCGAGACAGTTAATTAAAAAACATGTTAATGCATCAGAATCAGATTGTTTAGTCGCAACAGGAACCGGAATGACCGCAGCTTTAAACAAGTTACAGCGTATTATGGGACTACGTTCTGAGGATAACATTTACAGCGTAAAACTAAACTTTGATGACGAAAGACCTGTGGTTTTTATTACGCATATGGAACATCACTCCAATCAGGTGCCGTGGTATGAAACTATTGCGGATGTTGTGGTTTTACCTTGTGGAGAAAATAATTTAGTTGATCCAAAAATACTATCAGAAGAACTAAAAAAATATAAAAACAGACGACTTAAAATTGGTTCATTTACAGCCTGTTCGAATGTGACAGGAATTATTACGCCATATCATGAACTGGCTAAAATAATGCATCAGAACGGAGGCTATTGTTTTGTTGATTTTGCTGCTTCTGCACCGTATGTTCAGATTGATATGCATCCCGAAGATCCGGAACAGCAATTGGATGCCATTTTCTTTTCGCCTCATAAATTTCTTGGAGGCCCTGGAACTTGTGGAATTTTAGTTTTCAATGAAAAGCTTTACCAATCCAATTTTCCTGATAATCCGGGTGGAGGAAATGTAAAATGCACCAATCCTTGGGGAGAATATCATTATAGCGATGCCATCGAAGTAAAGGAAGACGGCGGAACTCCGGGATTTTTGCAGGTAATGCGAACCGCTTTATGTCTGGAACTGAAAGACAAAATGGAAGTGGAAAAAATGAAGAGCAGAGAAACAGAACTGCTTGATCTTTGTTTTTCTGAATTACAGAAAATTAAAGGAGTAACCATTTTAGGAGATTTAGAAACCGAAAGAATTGGCTGCGTTTCGTTTACTATTGAGAATATTCACTACAATTTAATGGTAAGACTTTTAAACGACAGATTCGGAATTCAGGTGCGTGGCGGCTGGTCGTGCGCGAGTACTTATGCGCATTATTTGCTGAATATTGATGAAGTAAAATCAGCTGCAATAACAAACGGAATCCTTCAGAAAAACTTAACCGAAAAACCGGGCTGGGTTAGGGTTTCACTTCATCCGACAATGAAAAATGAAGAACTTTTATTTATTTGCAATGCTGTTGAACAAATTGTTTTAAATATTCATGAATGGCAAAAAGCATATCAATACAATTCTGTAACTAATGAATTTGATAATCTTTTTACTAAAGAAACGATTGAAGAAGAAGTGAAGGAATGGTTTTCTTTTGATTAAAAAACAAAAAATAAAACCTCCAAAGTCAGATGATTTTGGAGGTTGTTTTTTGTTACAGTTTCAAGTCGTAACGTTCTTCATTGAACGTTTTTCCCCATTCCTGTACTTCCTCAGATGATGTAAGCCTGAAACCTGCCAGTTTATACATTTCAAGCGCTTTATCCTGAAGATTGGTTGTAAGCAGGAATACATTTTTAAATTTCTGTTCTCTACAAAAAGTCACGGCGTCAGTTAAGAGTCTTTTTCCGATTCCGAGACCTCTAAAAGCAGGATCCAGTAGAAACCATCTCAATTGTGCTTCATTTTCCGGTTGATGCTGAATTGCAATACAGCCCACAATTTTATTGTTGTATTCTGCCATCCAGATTCGGTCATTTTCAGAATCGTAATTTTCTAAGAAATGGTAAAAAGTCTTGATTACATATTTTTCAAAATCAGTAGAAAAATGAGATTCATTTCCATAAATATATCCGTGAAGATAAATGATGTATCCAATATCGCCGGGATTAATGTTATGACGGTACGAAATTTCATGACGTTCTATTTTATTTTCGGTCAAAAGATTTCTAACCTTTTGCATAGAACTGACTAACATATCTTTTTCAGTAAAATTCAGTTTTTCAATTTTATTCTCTATTAGCTTTTCAGATTTAGCGTTTAAAGAACTCAACAACTCATTCCCTGACTCGCTCAATTTGATATTAAACGCTCTTTTATCTATTTCTGAAGAAACTCTGATTATGAGATTTTCTTTTAAAAATCGCTTCAGGATTCTGCTTAAATAACCTTTATCCAGATTTAAAATATCGGTTAGTTTTTGGGCTGTTATAATTTTGTTTTCACTAATCTCATATAAGATTCGAACTTCTGTCAGTGAATAATTACTATCCAGATAATGCTGATTTAAGAGGTCTAAATGCGCAGTATAAAAACGATTAAAACTTCTGATTTTTGAAGTTGGAGTATTCATAGTTTTATATTGTATTGTTGATGCAAATATAAAAAAAATAGTTGCTTTTGTCAACTAATTAAAAGTTTTTAATAGATTTAACAACAAGAAATTGCAAACAAAAAAAGGAATTGATAAAATTCTTCCCTCTGATGTGAGCGTTTCACTTGGGTAGATAGTAAGGCTTTACCAGAAAAACAATTCTTATAGATTAGAATAATAATCATTATTTTTGAGCCTTAAAAAATATAATAAATAGGATGTTTTAAATGATTTTATGCTGTAGTCCGTTTTTAATTTCTTAACGGTTTATTATAATAGTAAACTTATTTCAAAAATATTTCTATCTCAAAACCAAACTAAACTAACATGTCTACTGAAAAAATACATCTTAACACAATAGAAGAGGCAATAGAAGATATTCGCCAAGGAAAAATAATTATTGTAGTTGATGATGAAGACCGTGAAAACGAAGGTGATTTTTTAGCTGCAGCTGAAAAAGCAACGCCTGAAATGATCAACTTTATGGCTACACATGGGCGTGGTTTAATATGTGT is a window of Flavobacterium crocinum DNA encoding:
- a CDS encoding M16 family metallopeptidase codes for the protein MKKYIFLGYCSLAFCTLISAQNKSVNFKKIKELGGIEEYLYQPNGMSVLLLQDNASPVATVQIVYRVGSKHEVLGNTGSTHLLEHLMFKGTPTFNKKNGNTITDVLQNTGAQLNATTWYDRTNYFETLPSDKIELALQIEADRMRNSLLTKEDKEAEMTVVRNEFERGENNPNSLLDKEIWASAYIAHPYHHSTIGWKSDIEKAPIEVLKNFYNTYYWPDNATLTIIGDFRKENVFELIEKYFGKITKAPHVMPQPYTEEPQQYGPRKIVVRKPGELGVVNKAYKIPGALHEDLPALGILAQIIGNGPSAILNKTFVDTRLGIYSYASATEFKEVGLFTIGVGFPTTSKHEDIDAKISEVVAKIQKEGVTQDEVNRVVAKISAQTVLARDGSGVIASALNEAIAAGDWTDYVTGVDRLKKVTPADVLRVANKYLVEDQSTTGYFIPKQAGAQNGATAKANNFTEENGPFYYRHPENEHDHSESSVSTSSSTLATAVEITKTENVAEKSASAYKREKVAGIDVVSVKTSAKDFVTVAASISLGNYASETKNDVIPALTASMLSKGTTLNDKFKFSEKLQKLGVTLNVNASTFKINIGFKCLKKDLDQVVALLAEELRNPLFDVKEFENLKQQFIGNTQQDLNDPGERGSIALSQSIYPKNNPNYSLSVEENIENIKKATLDEVKAFHKKYFGPASMRLVIVGDTEGANLNNSLKKSFKNWNGGVSEKLKFEEASKSNSKTEVVTIPEKPSAELFIGQFTGLKRADVDYIPFYIGNYTLGAGFAGRLMQTVRDNDGLTYNISSGIGGNIETGGYWFVNASFNPNLFQKGLDATMVQVDKWVKDGITAQELENKKTNLIGSFKVGMSTTNGMARTILSFIERGLEPNYIEQYPKDIEKATLQQVNDAIKKYVKLDKMIIIKSGSLDKDGQPLK
- a CDS encoding protein-disulfide reductase DsbD family protein, which gives rise to MKNIVITLLLLFSASTFAQMYNPVKWSTSVEKVSDKEYILKAKAVIQSGWHLYGQYIEEGGPSRTAFTFKNTSKKFELVGKTTEEKGHEVVDKIFDMKIKYFEDKALFTQKIKLTSEGLSSVDGEVEFMVCDDSNCLPPTTEELVFKIPAEKKTAAEETAEVKKDSAITEEVTLVKAVDKEEKTEQSVPAEAPKKDGQRGLLTIFILAFLSGFAALLTPCVFPMIPMTVSYFTKQSKTKAAGIRNAMIYGFSIVIIYVLLGSIVTAVFGADSLNALSTNVWFNLIFFILLVVFACSFLGAFEIMLPNALANKVDSQADKGGLIGIFFMALALAIVSFSCTGPIVGTLLVEAASKGGIAPIVGMLGFSIAIALPFSLFAAFPGWLNALPKSGGWLNTVKVVLGFLELALAFKFLSNADLVLQLHWLERETFLAIWIAVFGMLAFYLFGKITLPHDSPLNHISVGRLGFGLIVLSFTIYLIPGLWGAPLKLISGFPPPMQYSESPNGLGVSGNSELKITGSLPEGAEHGPQNIVTFHDYDKGMEYAKKQGKPVLLDFTGYACVNCRKMEELVWSDPKVLGVLNNDVVLISLYVDDKKELPESEQYVSETTGKKIKTIGNKWSDLQIKTYKANAQPFYVIVDHSSNSLTETSAYNPDITEYYNWLQSGIKNFKK
- a CDS encoding aminotransferase class V-fold PLP-dependent enzyme, whose translation is MINKMDTILKIKPSELENYFSEFRENTIGVNHRFESIYGQQNLLYADWIASGRLYFPIEDIMLRKIGPMIANTHSFSSQTGKASTYAYQYARQLIKKHVNASESDCLVATGTGMTAALNKLQRIMGLRSEDNIYSVKLNFDDERPVVFITHMEHHSNQVPWYETIADVVVLPCGENNLVDPKILSEELKKYKNRRLKIGSFTACSNVTGIITPYHELAKIMHQNGGYCFVDFAASAPYVQIDMHPEDPEQQLDAIFFSPHKFLGGPGTCGILVFNEKLYQSNFPDNPGGGNVKCTNPWGEYHYSDAIEVKEDGGTPGFLQVMRTALCLELKDKMEVEKMKSRETELLDLCFSELQKIKGVTILGDLETERIGCVSFTIENIHYNLMVRLLNDRFGIQVRGGWSCASTYAHYLLNIDEVKSAAITNGILQKNLTEKPGWVRVSLHPTMKNEELLFICNAVEQIVLNIHEWQKAYQYNSVTNEFDNLFTKETIEEEVKEWFSFD
- a CDS encoding bifunctional helix-turn-helix transcriptional regulator/GNAT family N-acetyltransferase; its protein translation is MNTPTSKIRSFNRFYTAHLDLLNQHYLDSNYSLTEVRILYEISENKIITAQKLTDILNLDKGYLSRILKRFLKENLIIRVSSEIDKRAFNIKLSESGNELLSSLNAKSEKLIENKIEKLNFTEKDMLVSSMQKVRNLLTENKIERHEISYRHNINPGDIGYIIYLHGYIYGNESHFSTDFEKYVIKTFYHFLENYDSENDRIWMAEYNNKIVGCIAIQHQPENEAQLRWFLLDPAFRGLGIGKRLLTDAVTFCREQKFKNVFLLTTNLQDKALEMYKLAGFRLTSSEEVQEWGKTFNEERYDLKL